From one Oncorhynchus keta strain PuntledgeMale-10-30-2019 chromosome 30, Oket_V2, whole genome shotgun sequence genomic stretch:
- the LOC127913951 gene encoding uncharacterized protein LOC127913951 isoform X21, producing MKIKAETLCKRSDKILNKSSTVMYSLRVTVRVMYSLRVTVRVMYSLRVTVRVMYSLRVTVRVMYSLRVTVRVMYSLRVTVRVMYSLRVTVRVMYSLQVTVRVMYSLQVTVRVMYSLRVTVRVMYSLRVTVRVMYSLRVTVRVMYSLRVTVRVMYSLQVTVRVMYSLRVTVRVMYSLRVTVRVMYSLQVTVRVMYSLQVTVRVMYSLQVTVRVMYSLQVTVRVMYSLQVTVRVMYSLRVTVRVMYSLRVTVRVMYSLQVTVRVMYSLRVTVRVMYSLRVTVRVMYSLRVTVRVMYSLRVTVRVMYSLRVTVRVMYSLRVTVRVMYSLQVTVRVMYSLQVTVRVMYSLQVTVRVMYSLQVTVRVMYSLRVTVRVMYSLQVTVRVMYSLRVTVRVMYSLRVTVRVMYSLQVTVRVMYSLQVTVRVMYSLRVTVRVMYSLRVTVRVMYSLRVTVRVMYSLRVTVRVMYSLRVTVRVMYSLRVTVRVMYSLRVTVRVMYSLQVTQSG from the exons ATGAAAATAAAAGCAGAAACATTGTGCAAGAGATCAGATAAAATACTAAACAAGAGCAGCACAGTCATGTACAGTCTACGGgtgacagtcagggtgatgtacagtctacgggtgacagtcagggtgatgtacagtctacgggtgacagtcagggtgatgtacagtctacgggtgacagtcagggtgatgtacagtctacgggtgacagtcagggtgatgtacagtctacgggtgacagtcagggtgatgtacagtctacgggtgacagtcagggtgatgtacagtctacaggtgacagtcagggtgatgtacagtctacaggtgacagtcagggtgatgtacagtctacgggtgacagtcagggtgatgtacagtctacgggtgacagtcagggtgatgtacagtctacgggtgacagtcagggtgatgtacagtctacgg gtgacagtcagggtgatgtacagtctacag gtgacagtcagggtgatgtacagtctacgggtgacagtcagggtgatgtacagtctacgggtgacagtcagggtgatgtacagtctacaggtgacagtcagggtgatgtacagtctacaggtgacagtcagggtgatgtacagtctacaggtgacagtcagggtgatgtacagtctacaggtgacagtcagggtgatgtacagtctacaggtgacagtcagggtgatgtacagtctacgggtgacagtcagggtgatgtacagtctacgg gtgacagtcagggtgatgtacagtctacaggtgacagtcagggtgatgtacagtctacgggtgacagtcagggtgatgtacagtctacgggtgacagtcagggtgatgtacagtctacgggtgacagtcagggtgatgtacagtctacgggtgacagtcagggtgatgtacagtctacgg gtgacagtcagggtgatgtacagtctacgggtgacagtcagggtgatgtacagtctacaggtgacagtcagggtgatgtacagtctacag gtgacagtcagggtgatgtacagtctacaggtgacagtcagggtgatgtacagtctacaggtgacagtcagggtgatgtacagtctacgggtgacagtcagggtgatgtacagtctacaggtgacagtcagggtgatgtacagtctacgggtgacagtcagggtgatgtacagtctacgg gtgacagtcagggtgatgtacagtctacaggtgacagtcagggtgatgtacagtctacaggtgacagtcagggtgatgtacagtctacgggtgacagtcagggtgatgtacagtctacgggtgacagtcagggtgatgtacagtctacgggtgacagtcagggtgatgtacagtctacgggtgacagtcagggtgatgtacagtctacgggtgacagtcagggtgatgtacagtctacgg gtgacagtcagggtgatgtacagtctacgggtgacagtcagggtgatgtacagtctacaggtgacacagtcagggtga
- the LOC127913951 gene encoding uncharacterized protein LOC127913951 isoform X4 yields the protein MKIKAETLCKRSDKILNKSSTVMYSLRVTVRVMYSLRVTVRVMYSLRVTVRVMYSLRVTVRVMYSLRVTVRVMYSLRVTVRVMYSLRVTVRVMYSLQVTVRVMYSLQVTVRVMYSLRVTVRVMYSLRVTVRVMYSLRVTVRVMYSLRVTVRVMYSLQVTVRVMYSLRVTVRVMYSLRVTVRVMYSLQVTVRVMYSLQVTVRVMYSLQVTVRVMYSLQVTVRVMYSLQVTVRVMYSLRVTVRVMYSLRVTVRVMYSLQVTVRVMYSLRVTVRVMYSLRVTVRVMYSLRVTVRVMYSLRVTVRVMYSLRVTVRVMYSLRVTVRVMYSLQVTVRVMYSLQVTVRVMYSLRVTQSMGDVQSTGDTVRVMYSLRVTVRVMYSLQVTVRVMYSLRVTVRVMYSLQVTVRVMYSLQVTVRVMYSLQVTVRVMYSLRVTVRVMYSLQVTVRVMYSLRVTVRVMYSLRVTVRVMYSLQVTVRVMYSLQVTVRVMYSLRVTVRVMYSLRVTVRVMYSLRVTVRVMYSLRVTVRVMYSLRVTVRVMYSLRVTVRVMYSLRVTVRVMYSLQVTQSG from the exons ATGAAAATAAAAGCAGAAACATTGTGCAAGAGATCAGATAAAATACTAAACAAGAGCAGCACAGTCATGTACAGTCTACGGgtgacagtcagggtgatgtacagtctacgggtgacagtcagggtgatgtacagtctacgggtgacagtcagggtgatgtacagtctacgggtgacagtcagggtgatgtacagtctacgggtgacagtcagggtgatgtacagtctacgggtgacagtcagggtgatgtacagtctacgggtgacagtcagggtgatgtacagtctacaggtgacagtcagggtgatgtacagtctacaggtgacagtcagggtgatgtacagtctacgggtgacagtcagggtgatgtacagtctacgggtgacagtcagggtgatgtacagtctacgggtgacagtcagggtgatgtacagtctacgg gtgacagtcagggtgatgtacagtctacag gtgacagtcagggtgatgtacagtctacgggtgacagtcagggtgatgtacagtctacgggtgacagtcagggtgatgtacagtctacaggtgacagtcagggtgatgtacagtctacaggtgacagtcagggtgatgtacagtctacaggtgacagtcagggtgatgtacagtctacaggtgacagtcagggtgatgtacagtctacaggtgacagtcagggtgatgtacagtctacgggtgacagtcagggtgatgtacagtctacgg gtgacagtcagggtgatgtacagtctacaggtgacagtcagggtgatgtacagtctacgggtgacagtcagggtgatgtacagtctacgggtgacagtcagggtgatgtacagtctacgggtgacagtcagggtgatgtacagtctacgggtgacagtcagggtgatgtacagtctacgg gtgacagtcagggtgatgtacagtctacgggtgacagtcagggtgatgtacagtctacaggtgacagtcagggtgatgtacagtctacag gtgacagtcagggtgatgtacagtctacgggTGACACAGTCTatgggtgatgtacagtctacaggtgacacagtcagggtgatgtacagtctacgggtgacagtcagggtgatgtacagtctacaggtgacagtcagggtgatgtacagtctacgggtgacagtcagggtgatgtacagtctacaggtgacagtcagggtgatgtacagtctacaggtgacagtcagggtgatgtacagtctacaggtgacagtcagggtgatgtacagtctacgggtgacagtcagggtgatgtacagtctacaggtgacagtcagggtgatgtacagtctacgggtgacagtcagggtgatgtacagtctacgg gtgacagtcagggtgatgtacagtctacaggtgacagtcagggtgatgtacagtctacaggtgacagtcagggtgatgtacagtctacgggtgacagtcagggtgatgtacagtctacgggtgacagtcagggtgatgtacagtctacgggtgacagtcagggtgatgtacagtctacgggtgacagtcagggtgatgtacagtctacgggtgacagtcagggtgatgtacagtctacgg gtgacagtcagggtgatgtacagtctacgggtgacagtcagggtgatgtacagtctacaggtgacacagtcagggtga
- the LOC127913951 gene encoding uncharacterized protein LOC127913951 isoform X9, whose protein sequence is MKIKAETLCKRSDKILNKSSTVMYSLRVTVRVMYSLRVTVRVMYSLRVTVRVMYSLRVTVRVMYSLRVTVRVMYSLRVTVRVMYSLRVTVRVMYSLQVTVRVMYSLQVTVRVMYSLRVTVRVMYSLRVTVRVMYSLRVTVRVMYSLRVTVRVMYSLQVTVRVMYSLRVTVRVMYSLRVTVRVMYSLQVTVRVMYSLQVTVRVMYSLQVTVRVMYSLQVTVRVMYSLQVTVRVMYSLRVTVRVMYSLRVTVRVMYSLQVTVRVMYSLRVTVRVMYSLRVTVRVMYSLRVTVRVMYSLRVTVRVMYSLRVTVRVMYSLRVTVRVMYSLQVTVRVMYSLQVTVRVMYSLQVTVRVMYSLRVTVRVMYSLQVTVRVMYSLRVTVRVMYSLQVTVRVMYSLQVTVRVMYSLRVTVRVMYSLQVTVRVMYSLRVTVRVMYSLRVTVRVMYSLQVTVRVMYSLQVTVRVMYSLRVTVRVMYSLRVTVRVMYSLRVTVRVMYSLRVTVRVMYSLRVTVRVMYSLRVTVRVMYSLRVTVRVMYSLQVTQSG, encoded by the exons ATGAAAATAAAAGCAGAAACATTGTGCAAGAGATCAGATAAAATACTAAACAAGAGCAGCACAGTCATGTACAGTCTACGGgtgacagtcagggtgatgtacagtctacgggtgacagtcagggtgatgtacagtctacgggtgacagtcagggtgatgtacagtctacgggtgacagtcagggtgatgtacagtctacgggtgacagtcagggtgatgtacagtctacgggtgacagtcagggtgatgtacagtctacgggtgacagtcagggtgatgtacagtctacaggtgacagtcagggtgatgtacagtctacaggtgacagtcagggtgatgtacagtctacgggtgacagtcagggtgatgtacagtctacgggtgacagtcagggtgatgtacagtctacgggtgacagtcagggtgatgtacagtctacgg gtgacagtcagggtgatgtacagtctacag gtgacagtcagggtgatgtacagtctacgggtgacagtcagggtgatgtacagtctacgggtgacagtcagggtgatgtacagtctacaggtgacagtcagggtgatgtacagtctacaggtgacagtcagggtgatgtacagtctacaggtgacagtcagggtgatgtacagtctacaggtgacagtcagggtgatgtacagtctacaggtgacagtcagggtgatgtacagtctacgggtgacagtcagggtgatgtacagtctacgg gtgacagtcagggtgatgtacagtctacaggtgacagtcagggtgatgtacagtctacgggtgacagtcagggtgatgtacagtctacgggtgacagtcagggtgatgtacagtctacgggtgacagtcagggtgatgtacagtctacgggtgacagtcagggtgatgtacagtctacgg gtgacagtcagggtgatgtacagtctacgggtgacagtcagggtgatgtacagtctacaggtgacagtcagggtgatgtacagtctacaggtgacagtcagggtgatgtacagtctacaggtgacagtcagggtgatgtacagtctacgggtgacagtcagggtgatgtacagtctacaggtgacagtcagggtgatgtacagtctacgg gtgacagtcagggtgatgtacagtctacaggtgacagtcagggtgatgtacagtctacaggtgacagtcagggtgatgtacagtctacgggtgacagtcagggtgatgtacagtctacaggtgacagtcagggtgatgtacagtctacgggtgacagtcagggtgatgtacagtctacgg gtgacagtcagggtgatgtacagtctacaggtgacagtcagggtgatgtacagtctacaggtgacagtcagggtgatgtacagtctacgggtgacagtcagggtgatgtacagtctacgggtgacagtcagggtgatgtacagtctacgggtgacagtcagggtgatgtacagtctacgggtgacagtcagggtgatgtacagtctacgggtgacagtcagggtgatgtacagtctacgg gtgacagtcagggtgatgtacagtctacgggtgacagtcagggtgatgtacagtctacaggtgacacagtcagggtga
- the LOC127913951 gene encoding uncharacterized protein LOC127913951 isoform X17, which produces MKIKAETLCKRSDKILNKSSTVMYSLRVTVRVMYSLRVTVRVMYSLRVTVRVMYSLRVTVRVMYSLRVTVRVMYSLRVTVRVMYSLRVTVRVMYSLQVTVRVMYSLQVTVRVMYSLRVTVRVMYSLRVTVRVMYSLRVTVRVMYSLRVTVRVMYSLQVTVRVMYSLRVTVRVMYSLRVTVRVMYSLQVTVRVMYSLQVTVRVMYSLQVTVRVMYSLQVTVRVMYSLQVTVRVMYSLRVTVRVMYSLRVTVRVMYSLQVTVRVMYSLRVTVRVMYSLRVTVRVMYSLRVTVRVMYSLRVTVRVMYSLRVTVRVMYSLRVTVRVMYSLQVTVRVMYSLQVTVRVMYSLQVTVRVMYSLQVTVRVMYSLQVTVRVMYSLRVTVRVMYSLQVTVRVMYSLRVTVRVMYSLRVTVRVMYSLQVTVRVMYSLQVTVRVMYSLRVTVRVMYSLRVTVRVMYSLRVTVRVMYSLRVTVRVMYSLRVTVRVMYSLRVTVRVMYSLRVTVRVMYSLQVTQSG; this is translated from the exons ATGAAAATAAAAGCAGAAACATTGTGCAAGAGATCAGATAAAATACTAAACAAGAGCAGCACAGTCATGTACAGTCTACGGgtgacagtcagggtgatgtacagtctacgggtgacagtcagggtgatgtacagtctacgggtgacagtcagggtgatgtacagtctacgggtgacagtcagggtgatgtacagtctacgggtgacagtcagggtgatgtacagtctacgggtgacagtcagggtgatgtacagtctacgggtgacagtcagggtgatgtacagtctacaggtgacagtcagggtgatgtacagtctacaggtgacagtcagggtgatgtacagtctacgggtgacagtcagggtgatgtacagtctacgggtgacagtcagggtgatgtacagtctacgggtgacagtcagggtgatgtacagtctacgg gtgacagtcagggtgatgtacagtctacag gtgacagtcagggtgatgtacagtctacgggtgacagtcagggtgatgtacagtctacgggtgacagtcagggtgatgtacagtctacaggtgacagtcagggtgatgtacagtctacaggtgacagtcagggtgatgtacagtctacaggtgacagtcagggtgatgtacagtctacaggtgacagtcagggtgatgtacagtctacaggtgacagtcagggtgatgtacagtctacgggtgacagtcagggtgatgtacagtctacgg gtgacagtcagggtgatgtacagtctacaggtgacagtcagggtgatgtacagtctacgggtgacagtcagggtgatgtacagtctacgggtgacagtcagggtgatgtacagtctacgggtgacagtcagggtgatgtacagtctacgggtgacagtcagggtgatgtacagtctacgg gtgacagtcagggtgatgtacagtctacgggtgacagtcagggtgatgtacagtctacaggtgacagtcagggtgatgtacagtctacaggtgacagtcagggtgatgtacagtctacag gtgacagtcagggtgatgtacagtctacaggtgacagtcagggtgatgtacagtctacaggtgacagtcagggtgatgtacagtctacgggtgacagtcagggtgatgtacagtctacaggtgacagtcagggtgatgtacagtctacgggtgacagtcagggtgatgtacagtctacgg gtgacagtcagggtgatgtacagtctacaggtgacagtcagggtgatgtacagtctacaggtgacagtcagggtgatgtacagtctacgggtgacagtcagggtgatgtacagtctacgggtgacagtcagggtgatgtacagtctacgggtgacagtcagggtgatgtacagtctacgggtgacagtcagggtgatgtacagtctacgggtgacagtcagggtgatgtacagtctacgg gtgacagtcagggtgatgtacagtctacgggtgacagtcagggtgatgtacagtctacaggtgacacagtcagggtga
- the LOC127913951 gene encoding uncharacterized protein LOC127913951 isoform X3, with product MKIKAETLCKRSDKILNKSSTVMYSLRVTVRVMYSLRVTVRVMYSLRVTVRVMYSLRVTVRVMYSLRVTVRVMYSLRVTVRVMYSLRVTVRVMYSLQVTVRVMYSLQVTVRVMYSLRVTVRVMYSLRVTVRVMYSLRVTVRVMYSLRVTVRVMYSLQVTVRVMYSLRVTVRVMYSLRVTVRVMYSLQVTVRVMYSLQVTVRVMYSLQVTVRVMYSLQVTVRVMYSLQVTVRVMYSLRVTVRVMYSLRVTVRVMYSLQVTVRVMYSLRVTVRVMYSLRVTVRVMYSLRVTVRVMYSLRVTVRVMYSLRVTVRVMYSLRVTVRVMYSLQVTVRVMYSLQVTVRVMYSLQVTVRVMYSLRVTVRVMYSLQVTVRVMYSLRVTVRVMYSLRVTVRVMYSLRVTVRVMYSLQVTVRVMYSLQVTVRVMYSLQVTVRVMYSLRVTVRVMYSLQVTVRVMYSLRVTVRVMYSLRVTVRVMYSLQVTVRVMYSLQVTVRVMYSLRVTVRVMYSLRVTVRVMYSLRVTVRVMYSLRVTVRVMYSLRVTVRVMYSLRVTVRVMYSLRVTVRVMYSLQVTQSG from the exons ATGAAAATAAAAGCAGAAACATTGTGCAAGAGATCAGATAAAATACTAAACAAGAGCAGCACAGTCATGTACAGTCTACGGgtgacagtcagggtgatgtacagtctacgggtgacagtcagggtgatgtacagtctacgggtgacagtcagggtgatgtacagtctacgggtgacagtcagggtgatgtacagtctacgggtgacagtcagggtgatgtacagtctacgggtgacagtcagggtgatgtacagtctacgggtgacagtcagggtgatgtacagtctacaggtgacagtcagggtgatgtacagtctacaggtgacagtcagggtgatgtacagtctacgggtgacagtcagggtgatgtacagtctacgggtgacagtcagggtgatgtacagtctacgggtgacagtcagggtgatgtacagtctacgg gtgacagtcagggtgatgtacagtctacag gtgacagtcagggtgatgtacagtctacgggtgacagtcagggtgatgtacagtctacgggtgacagtcagggtgatgtacagtctacaggtgacagtcagggtgatgtacagtctacaggtgacagtcagggtgatgtacagtctacaggtgacagtcagggtgatgtacagtctacaggtgacagtcagggtgatgtacagtctacaggtgacagtcagggtgatgtacagtctacgggtgacagtcagggtgatgtacagtctacgg gtgacagtcagggtgatgtacagtctacaggtgacagtcagggtgatgtacagtctacgggtgacagtcagggtgatgtacagtctacgggtgacagtcagggtgatgtacagtctacgggtgacagtcagggtgatgtacagtctacgggtgacagtcagggtgatgtacagtctacgg gtgacagtcagggtgatgtacagtctacgggtgacagtcagggtgatgtacagtctacaggtgacagtcagggtgatgtacagtctacaggtgacagtcagggtgatgtacagtctacaggtgacagtcagggtgatgtacagtctacgggtgacagtcagggtgatgtacagtctacaggtgacagtcagggtgatgtacagtctacgggtgacagtcagggtgatgtacagtctacgg gtgacagtcagggtgatgtacagtctacgggtgacagtcagggtgatgtacagtctacaggtgacagtcagggtgatgtacagtctacaggtgacagtcagggtgatgtacagtctacaggtgacagtcagggtgatgtacagtctacgggtgacagtcagggtgatgtacagtctacaggtgacagtcagggtgatgtacagtctacgggtgacagtcagggtgatgtacagtctacgg gtgacagtcagggtgatgtacagtctacaggtgacagtcagggtgatgtacagtctacaggtgacagtcagggtgatgtacagtctacgggtgacagtcagggtgatgtacagtctacgggtgacagtcagggtgatgtacagtctacgggtgacagtcagggtgatgtacagtctacgggtgacagtcagggtgatgtacagtctacgggtgacagtcagggtgatgtacagtctacgg gtgacagtcagggtgatgtacagtctacgggtgacagtcagggtgatgtacagtctacaggtgacacagtcagggtga
- the LOC127913951 gene encoding uncharacterized protein LOC127913951 isoform X14: MKIKAETLCKRSDKILNKSSTVMYSLRVTVRVMYSLRVTVRVMYSLRVTVRVMYSLRVTVRVMYSLRVTVRVMYSLRVTVRVMYSLRVTVRVMYSLQVTVRVMYSLQVTVRVMYSLRVTVRVMYSLRVTVRVMYSLRVTVRVMYSLRVTVRVMYSLQVTVRVMYSLRVTVRVMYSLRVTVRVMYSLQVTVRVMYSLQVTVRVMYSLQVTVRVMYSLQVTVRVMYSLQVTVRVMYSLRVTVRVMYSLRVTVRVMYSLQVTVRVMYSLRVTVRVMYSLRVTVRVMYSLRVTVRVMYSLRVTVRVMYSLRVTVRVMYSLRVTVRVMYSLQVTVRVMYSLQVTVRVMYSLQVTVRVMYSLRVTVRVMYSLQVTVRVMYSLRVTVRVMYSLRVTVRVMYSLQVTVRVMYSLRVTVRVMYSLRVTVRVMYSLQVTVRVMYSLQVTVRVMYSLRVTVRVMYSLRVTVRVMYSLRVTVRVMYSLRVTVRVMYSLRVTVRVMYSLRVTVRVMYSLRVTVRVMYSLQVTQSG; encoded by the exons ATGAAAATAAAAGCAGAAACATTGTGCAAGAGATCAGATAAAATACTAAACAAGAGCAGCACAGTCATGTACAGTCTACGGgtgacagtcagggtgatgtacagtctacgggtgacagtcagggtgatgtacagtctacgggtgacagtcagggtgatgtacagtctacgggtgacagtcagggtgatgtacagtctacgggtgacagtcagggtgatgtacagtctacgggtgacagtcagggtgatgtacagtctacgggtgacagtcagggtgatgtacagtctacaggtgacagtcagggtgatgtacagtctacaggtgacagtcagggtgatgtacagtctacgggtgacagtcagggtgatgtacagtctacgggtgacagtcagggtgatgtacagtctacgggtgacagtcagggtgatgtacagtctacgg gtgacagtcagggtgatgtacagtctacag gtgacagtcagggtgatgtacagtctacgggtgacagtcagggtgatgtacagtctacgggtgacagtcagggtgatgtacagtctacaggtgacagtcagggtgatgtacagtctacaggtgacagtcagggtgatgtacagtctacaggtgacagtcagggtgatgtacagtctacaggtgacagtcagggtgatgtacagtctacaggtgacagtcagggtgatgtacagtctacgggtgacagtcagggtgatgtacagtctacgg gtgacagtcagggtgatgtacagtctacaggtgacagtcagggtgatgtacagtctacgggtgacagtcagggtgatgtacagtctacgggtgacagtcagggtgatgtacagtctacgggtgacagtcagggtgatgtacagtctacgggtgacagtcagggtgatgtacagtctacgg gtgacagtcagggtgatgtacagtctacgggtgacagtcagggtgatgtacagtctacaggtgacagtcagggtgatgtacagtctacaggtgacagtcagggtgatgtacagtctacaggtgacagtcagggtgatgtacagtctacgggtgacagtcagggtgatgtacagtctacaggtgacagtcagggtgatgtacagtctacgg gtgacagtcagggtgatgtacagtctacgggtgacagtcagggtgatgtacagtctacaggtgacagtcagggtgatgtacagtctacgggtgacagtcagggtgatgtacagtctacgg gtgacagtcagggtgatgtacagtctacaggtgacagtcagggtgatgtacagtctacaggtgacagtcagggtgatgtacagtctacgggtgacagtcagggtgatgtacagtctacgggtgacagtcagggtgatgtacagtctacgggtgacagtcagggtgatgtacagtctacgggtgacagtcagggtgatgtacagtctacgggtgacagtcagggtgatgtacagtctacgg gtgacagtcagggtgatgtacagtctacgggtgacagtcagggtgatgtacagtctacaggtgacacagtcagggtga